One Thermofilum sp. genomic window carries:
- a CDS encoding FAD-dependent oxidoreductase: MPEHLDVAVIGGGPAGMTAASRAKRLKPSLRVAVFERSSYVSYAPCGIPYYLGGLAASIDDLVHYPLRVFTEERGIEVYVRTEVTEVGDGYLKARRHTGETLTFEWSKLLIATGAKPRRLNVPGSHLPGTFYLRTLEDAEAARDALSRARRVAVVGAGYIGVELAENLAKIGKEVILIEVMQHVMPQLDPEISETVEGELRRGGVEVHTGEKVLELSGSSSVNRVITDKGEYTVDAVFVAIGVAPEVELAKQLGLKLGQTGAVEVDKRMQTSLEDVYAAGDVAQALNLVTGKPDWFPLAPIANKMGYVAGANLAGVPEEFPGAVGTAVTKVFDLEVGRTGLTEEQAKREGYNPVSALITARTKPSYYPGASEIKVKLVVDSETGRLLGAQAVGREGVLARINAAATLLSAGATYKDVFFSDLGYAPPFAPVWDPLVVAARVLAGKLRGTA; encoded by the coding sequence GTGCCAGAGCACTTAGATGTCGCCGTCATAGGTGGAGGACCTGCCGGGATGACGGCAGCCTCGAGAGCAAAGCGGCTAAAACCCTCGCTTAGAGTGGCAGTCTTCGAGAGAAGCTCTTACGTCAGCTACGCGCCGTGCGGTATCCCCTACTATCTCGGCGGACTAGCGGCAAGCATCGATGACCTAGTTCATTACCCGTTGAGAGTCTTCACGGAGGAGAGAGGTATAGAAGTCTACGTGAGGACAGAGGTGACAGAGGTCGGGGATGGCTACCTCAAAGCTAGGAGGCACACGGGCGAGACCTTAACCTTCGAGTGGAGCAAGCTACTCATAGCTACAGGGGCTAAACCTAGGAGGCTGAACGTCCCTGGGAGCCACCTTCCGGGCACTTTCTACCTTCGAACCCTAGAGGATGCTGAAGCAGCTAGGGATGCTTTATCGCGTGCGCGCCGCGTCGCCGTGGTAGGAGCAGGGTACATCGGTGTAGAGCTAGCGGAAAACCTCGCGAAGATTGGTAAGGAAGTTATTCTCATAGAAGTCATGCAGCATGTCATGCCGCAGCTGGACCCAGAGATTTCTGAAACCGTGGAGGGAGAGCTGCGCAGAGGCGGTGTTGAAGTTCACACTGGTGAGAAGGTCTTAGAGCTGTCCGGTAGCTCTTCGGTCAACAGAGTAATTACCGATAAGGGAGAGTACACCGTCGACGCGGTCTTCGTTGCGATAGGCGTAGCACCTGAAGTAGAGCTTGCCAAGCAGCTTGGGCTCAAGCTGGGGCAGACAGGCGCAGTAGAGGTCGATAAGCGCATGCAGACGAGCTTGGAGGATGTTTACGCCGCCGGTGATGTTGCGCAAGCGTTGAACCTTGTTACAGGCAAGCCGGACTGGTTCCCCCTAGCCCCTATCGCGAACAAGATGGGTTACGTGGCGGGCGCGAACCTCGCTGGAGTGCCCGAAGAGTTCCCCGGCGCTGTGGGAACCGCGGTGACTAAGGTGTTCGACCTGGAGGTTGGGAGAACTGGGCTCACGGAAGAGCAAGCTAAGCGCGAAGGTTACAATCCCGTTTCTGCTTTGATTACGGCTAGAACTAAGCCCAGCTATTACCCGGGAGCTTCCGAGATTAAGGTGAAACTCGTGGTTGACTCGGAGACGGGGAGACTGCTAGGCGCTCAGGCGGTGGGAAGAGAAGGCGTATTAGCAAGGATAAACGCGGCAGCAACCCTGCTCTCCGCCGGCGCGACATACAAAGACGTGTTCTTCAGCGACCTAGGTTACGCTCCGCCCTTCGCTCCCGTCTGGGACCCCCTCGTCGTCGCTGCTAGAGTGCTCGCCGGGAAGCTGCGTGGCACCGCTTAA
- a CDS encoding 5'/3'-nucleotidase SurE codes for MRILITNDDGPSKGLLALVKEGLQRGHEVFVVTTEGQRSASSKSVAFRFKYREDELLGCPAYFIDSTPASAVAFALQNISKSIELVLSGINEGANLGFWDIMSSGTVGAVLEAALHGLRGMAVSLAARTRAEYRTFTEEQFLPAARTAYDIIEQLPASWPSPALNLNVPSFGHRGIQVTFPEAGGGPGRIYRCYSGFCEAEEWDLYRTYRCLTPGSDVCAVQQGFTSLTPLGLLSVGDLEWFSRQLAVGKR; via the coding sequence GTGCGCATCTTAATAACCAACGACGATGGACCCTCGAAGGGCCTCTTAGCCCTCGTTAAAGAGGGGCTCCAGAGAGGTCACGAGGTCTTCGTGGTAACTACGGAGGGGCAGCGTAGCGCTTCATCCAAGTCTGTAGCGTTCCGCTTCAAGTACAGGGAGGACGAGCTGCTGGGTTGCCCCGCGTACTTCATCGACTCCACTCCCGCTTCCGCTGTAGCATTTGCCCTGCAAAACATCTCGAAAAGCATCGAGCTAGTGCTTAGCGGTATAAACGAGGGAGCTAACCTGGGCTTTTGGGACATCATGTCCTCGGGAACCGTAGGAGCTGTGCTCGAAGCGGCCCTCCACGGGTTGAGAGGAATGGCAGTATCCCTCGCTGCCCGCACAAGAGCGGAGTACAGGACCTTTACAGAGGAGCAATTTCTCCCGGCTGCGCGAACAGCTTACGATATAATTGAGCAGCTCCCCGCCAGCTGGCCCTCCCCCGCCCTCAACCTTAACGTGCCGTCATTCGGCCACCGCGGCATCCAGGTTACATTTCCCGAAGCAGGCGGTGGTCCAGGCAGGATCTACCGGTGCTACAGTGGGTTCTGCGAAGCAGAAGAGTGGGACCTCTACCGGACGTACAGGTGCTTGACCCCAGGGAGCGACGTTTGCGCAGTTCAGCAAGGCTTTACTTCGCTCACCCCCCTCGGCTTGCTCAGCGTCGGTGACTTGGAGTGGTTTAGTAGACAGCTTGCGGTGGGAAAGAGATAA
- the dcd gene encoding dCTP deaminase, producing MLSGREIRRLIDEGRLVIEPFSEEIVRENGVDLRIGSEVAVLLNNPEPLDPDKLGETDLGSYYKVFQTDSFVLQPYMKVLVTTLEYVKMPEDIAGLIGVRSTFARLGISIPPTLIDAGFEGELTIEIHGGAFPVVLRRGMRFAHVAFYRIEGEPVTYRGRYLRQRGVTLPR from the coding sequence GTGCTGTCGGGGAGAGAGATTAGGCGACTGATCGATGAGGGTAGACTTGTGATAGAGCCCTTTAGCGAGGAAATCGTTCGGGAAAACGGTGTAGATCTCAGGATCGGTTCAGAGGTAGCGGTGCTGCTGAACAACCCAGAGCCCCTGGATCCTGATAAGCTCGGCGAAACTGACCTGGGAAGCTACTACAAAGTGTTCCAGACAGATTCTTTCGTCCTCCAGCCCTACATGAAAGTGTTAGTGACGACGCTCGAGTATGTTAAAATGCCTGAAGATATCGCCGGGCTCATCGGAGTGCGGAGTACATTTGCCCGGTTAGGCATCTCGATTCCTCCAACTCTCATAGATGCGGGTTTTGAAGGCGAGCTGACGATAGAGATACACGGAGGAGCTTTCCCGGTAGTTCTTAGGAGAGGCATGCGCTTCGCTCACGTAGCCTTCTACAGGATTGAGGGAGAGCCCGTCACCTATAGGGGTAGGTACCTTAGGCAGCGTGGTGTGACTCTACCGCGCTAG
- a CDS encoding DUF429 domain-containing protein codes for MYEAYIGLDLSASPKRKSAYAVLSEDLRCRAALFRGDEELLSVARNYRHALVAIDAPLSLPVSGSLRGCEKALARLGIRAFPPALPGMRQLAERAISLSEKLREQGLRVVEVYPGGAQDVLGLPRKKNPEGLLKGLLSLGMVLEAQTINGDILDAATAAYTAWSYAHGKYIMIRTGDCELILPAP; via the coding sequence ATGTACGAAGCGTACATAGGCTTAGATCTTTCCGCATCACCTAAGAGGAAGTCAGCGTACGCGGTTCTATCAGAGGATCTTCGCTGCAGAGCTGCTCTTTTCCGCGGGGATGAGGAGCTGCTAAGCGTTGCGAGAAATTACAGGCACGCACTGGTCGCGATAGACGCTCCTTTATCGCTCCCCGTAAGCGGAAGCCTTCGAGGTTGCGAGAAAGCACTTGCAAGGCTAGGGATCCGTGCTTTTCCGCCGGCGCTGCCGGGGATGCGGCAGCTTGCGGAGAGGGCTATTTCCCTATCGGAGAAGCTGCGCGAGCAGGGGCTTAGAGTGGTTGAGGTTTACCCCGGCGGCGCTCAGGATGTTCTAGGCTTGCCGAGAAAGAAAAACCCAGAGGGCCTCCTGAAGGGTTTACTCTCGCTGGGGATGGTTCTCGAGGCGCAGACTATAAACGGTGATATCTTGGACGCTGCCACCGCTGCTTATACTGCCTGGAGCTACGCTCATGGCAAGTATATCATGATCCGAACTGGTGACTGCGAGCTAATACTACCAGCGCCCTAG
- a CDS encoding GTP-binding protein, translated as MDLGQKLPREAEDGNVEYKIALHRLDEERVERLASQMKYRLFEGGGEAIYVLGVDDQGNVIGLSEEEERESISILEKVSGKIGAKIRILSREIVQGKHIVRVLVRSSREESPPVQVTVAVVGNVDAGKSTTVGVLCTGQLDDGRGSSMRRVARYVHEILTGRTSSVTTRLLGFDLGGPPVNWSLPNPLDEAQIFLASRKVIYFVDVGGHERYLRTALRGILSREPDYVMLVVASNAGLQVMGREHLGLCLALRLPLIVVFTKTDLVDETVFKRNLEDTLTLLRKLDRKPVLVHTPQDAHRIAGLISSGRVVPVLSISNVTGRGLDSLLELLNLLPPRLRWVEKAGEPVLAYVSDIFNVRGVGLVVAVSILKGAVKEDSTLFIGPLQDGGWKQVRVKSIHVNRVPVSTARAGEEATLALSGIDEEEVEKGMVLRTSPAKPIRRILADVLILRHPTTIRVGYQTVLHAYSIRSPVVFEQMGKEPMRTGDRGTVTLKFLYHPWYIERGERFVLRDSRTRAIGTVLETLE; from the coding sequence GTGGATCTCGGGCAGAAGCTACCGCGGGAGGCTGAAGACGGGAACGTAGAGTACAAGATAGCACTGCATAGGCTGGACGAGGAGAGAGTCGAGCGTCTCGCGTCTCAGATGAAGTACAGGCTTTTTGAAGGAGGAGGTGAGGCCATTTACGTTCTTGGGGTGGACGACCAGGGGAATGTTATCGGCCTGAGCGAGGAAGAGGAGAGGGAAAGCATAAGCATCCTGGAGAAGGTTTCCGGGAAGATCGGCGCCAAGATCCGTATCCTTTCCCGCGAAATCGTTCAAGGGAAGCATATCGTGAGAGTTCTCGTCCGCTCCAGCCGGGAGGAGAGCCCCCCGGTTCAGGTGACTGTAGCTGTTGTCGGAAACGTGGATGCTGGGAAGAGCACGACCGTCGGGGTTCTCTGTACCGGACAGCTAGACGACGGTAGAGGAAGCAGCATGAGGAGGGTTGCCCGCTATGTTCACGAGATTCTCACCGGGAGAACCTCGTCGGTCACGACTAGGCTTCTCGGATTCGATCTAGGGGGACCACCGGTTAACTGGTCGTTGCCTAACCCCTTAGATGAGGCTCAGATATTTCTCGCCTCGAGAAAAGTCATCTATTTTGTCGATGTAGGTGGTCACGAGCGGTACTTGAGGACAGCGCTTCGTGGCATACTCTCGAGGGAGCCGGACTACGTGATGCTGGTTGTCGCTTCAAACGCTGGCCTTCAGGTTATGGGCCGCGAGCATCTCGGGCTATGCTTGGCGCTTCGCCTACCGTTGATAGTAGTATTTACGAAGACGGATTTGGTCGATGAAACTGTTTTCAAGAGAAACCTGGAAGACACGTTGACGCTGCTGCGGAAGCTTGACAGAAAGCCTGTCCTCGTGCATACTCCTCAGGACGCTCACCGCATAGCGGGCTTGATCTCGAGCGGTAGAGTTGTTCCAGTGCTATCGATCTCGAACGTAACCGGGCGGGGTCTTGATTCTCTACTTGAGCTTCTCAATCTTCTGCCGCCGAGGTTGAGGTGGGTCGAGAAGGCCGGAGAGCCCGTTCTCGCTTACGTTTCGGATATTTTCAACGTTAGAGGAGTGGGGCTCGTGGTAGCAGTATCCATTCTGAAAGGCGCGGTTAAGGAGGATTCCACTCTCTTCATCGGCCCACTGCAGGATGGGGGCTGGAAACAAGTTCGCGTGAAGTCTATCCACGTGAACCGCGTGCCCGTAAGTACCGCTAGGGCTGGCGAGGAGGCGACACTAGCTCTCTCGGGGATTGATGAGGAGGAGGTGGAGAAGGGGATGGTGCTGCGCACCAGCCCCGCGAAGCCTATTAGGAGAATCCTCGCGGACGTGCTGATATTAAGACACCCTACCACCATCAGGGTCGGGTACCAGACTGTGCTGCACGCGTACTCTATAAGAAGCCCGGTCGTCTTCGAGCAGATGGGGAAGGAGCCTATGCGCACAGGCGACCGCGGCACTGTGACGCTGAAGTTCCTGTACCACCCCTGGTACATTGAGAGGGGAGAGAGATTTGTCTTGAGGGATTCGAGAACACGCGCGATCGGCACAGTGCTGGAAACGCTCGAGTAG
- the ppa gene encoding inorganic diphosphatase, whose product MKFAIGPGKNPPEDIYVVVEIPMGSNVKYEVDKETGLIHVDRVLFTSMVFPFNYGFIPSTLEEDGDPVDVVLLSNDPFVPGSVVRAKPVALLEMEDENGYDAKVIAVPHEKIDNRFEHVRDLSDICEATRERIKHFFEHYKELEKGKWVRVRGWKGREHAVEVISRAIQRYNAKASGSP is encoded by the coding sequence ATGAAGTTCGCGATAGGTCCCGGCAAGAACCCTCCTGAAGATATTTACGTCGTAGTTGAAATACCTATGGGAAGCAACGTAAAATACGAGGTGGATAAGGAAACAGGGCTCATACACGTTGACCGAGTTCTCTTCACTTCCATGGTATTCCCCTTTAACTACGGCTTCATCCCCTCTACGCTCGAGGAAGACGGAGACCCCGTCGATGTGGTTCTTCTCAGCAATGACCCCTTCGTGCCGGGAAGCGTTGTGAGGGCTAAGCCCGTAGCGCTTCTCGAGATGGAGGACGAGAACGGCTACGACGCAAAGGTTATCGCGGTACCTCACGAGAAAATCGATAATCGGTTCGAGCACGTTAGGGATCTCAGTGACATATGCGAAGCCACTCGTGAGAGGATCAAGCACTTTTTTGAGCACTACAAAGAGCTGGAGAAGGGTAAATGGGTAAGGGTCAGGGGCTGGAAGGGTAGAGAGCACGCGGTAGAAGTGATAAGCAGAGCGATTCAGCGGTACAATGCTAAAGCGTCGGGTTCTCCATGA
- a CDS encoding glycoside hydrolase family 57 protein yields the protein MRDIVLVFEVHQPARLARNFKQRIRELAAKGVRITPDLLEHIYFDEELNRRILERVSRKCYLPANEVILQQLDNFRHSGKKFKVSFSLSGVFLEQARKWVPEVLESFQRLSDTGLVEFLDQTYYHSLASLLSEEEFTEQVLEHRQLMKDYFGREPTSVENTEFIYNTRIACVLGRLGYKVVLTEGVERILGWRSPNYLYKARGCGIKVLMRNYRLSDDIGFRFASREWSEYPLTADKYAAWLAATPGDVILIAVDYETFGEHFPRETGIFEFLRWLPGEVLKWENLRFATPSEVADSKPVRDEIEVPEAHTISWADIEKDISAWLGNELQRESFERLRHLRCIVRALPQHSWKRVWKLLSTSDHLYYMSTKTGGPGEVHAYFSHFATAYEAYAAYLEVVSDFEARAIEALLGCERARVRYAWMRDVPAGQEFFFYEADGKPAHSAARNMFEFADALAKQPASVAQYHQERGDFASWVESVVGDLVLAQEFRKVGVSRDPEETKARLLQAVEARRREIFEHDC from the coding sequence ATGAGAGATATAGTACTCGTTTTCGAAGTTCACCAGCCTGCGCGGCTCGCCAGGAACTTTAAGCAGCGCATACGTGAGCTTGCGGCGAAAGGTGTTAGGATAACTCCTGATCTTCTGGAACACATTTACTTCGACGAGGAGCTGAACCGCCGCATACTTGAAAGGGTATCCAGGAAGTGCTACCTGCCGGCAAACGAAGTTATACTGCAGCAGCTAGATAACTTTCGGCACTCTGGGAAGAAGTTCAAGGTCTCGTTCAGCCTCTCCGGGGTTTTTCTCGAGCAGGCCAGGAAGTGGGTCCCGGAAGTTCTCGAGAGCTTCCAGCGCCTGAGTGATACGGGCCTTGTCGAGTTTCTGGACCAAACCTACTACCACAGCCTTGCCAGCCTGCTATCCGAGGAGGAGTTTACCGAGCAGGTGCTGGAGCACCGGCAGTTGATGAAGGACTACTTTGGGCGCGAGCCCACATCTGTCGAGAACACGGAGTTCATCTACAACACGAGAATCGCCTGCGTTCTGGGCCGATTGGGATACAAGGTCGTACTGACTGAAGGTGTGGAGCGGATTCTCGGCTGGAGAAGTCCCAACTACCTTTACAAAGCTCGAGGCTGCGGCATCAAGGTCTTGATGAGAAACTACAGGCTTTCAGATGACATTGGTTTCCGCTTCGCCTCGCGGGAGTGGAGCGAGTATCCTCTTACCGCTGACAAGTATGCTGCCTGGCTCGCGGCCACTCCTGGAGACGTTATACTCATCGCTGTAGACTACGAGACCTTCGGCGAGCACTTTCCACGCGAAACAGGCATCTTTGAGTTCCTGAGGTGGCTTCCGGGCGAGGTTCTGAAGTGGGAGAACTTAAGGTTCGCGACACCCTCCGAAGTCGCGGACAGCAAGCCTGTGAGAGACGAGATCGAGGTGCCGGAGGCCCACACGATCTCTTGGGCCGACATCGAGAAGGATATTTCCGCTTGGCTTGGCAATGAGCTCCAGAGGGAAAGCTTCGAGAGGCTTCGTCACCTCCGGTGCATCGTCCGGGCGCTACCTCAGCACTCCTGGAAGAGAGTGTGGAAACTGCTTTCCACCAGCGACCACCTGTACTACATGTCCACTAAAACCGGGGGGCCTGGCGAGGTGCACGCGTACTTTAGCCACTTCGCAACAGCTTACGAAGCCTATGCAGCGTACCTTGAGGTGGTCTCAGATTTCGAAGCCAGAGCCATCGAGGCTTTGCTCGGCTGCGAGCGGGCCAGGGTTAGGTACGCGTGGATGAGAGACGTGCCTGCAGGACAGGAATTCTTCTTCTACGAGGCTGACGGCAAGCCTGCGCACTCAGCTGCCAGGAACATGTTCGAATTCGCAGATGCGCTGGCGAAGCAGCCGGCATCAGTAGCGCAGTACCACCAGGAGAGGGGGGATTTCGCATCCTGGGTAGAGAGCGTTGTAGGAGATCTCGTGCTGGCCCAGGAGTTTCGTAAGGTGGGCGTATCTCGAGATCCGGAGGAGACTAAAGCCCGGCTTCTTCAAGCGGTGGAAGCGAGGAGGAGGGAAATCTTCGAGCATGACTGCTGA